One Rosa chinensis cultivar Old Blush chromosome 5, RchiOBHm-V2, whole genome shotgun sequence genomic region harbors:
- the LOC112164847 gene encoding cysteine-rich receptor-like protein kinase 29: MGSSIWLLLFFIVHITLHHLVAPTIAQNDVLCTSEAEFCWRCADFGNYINGSIFQQNLISLLSSFSNTSQNQDNYGFQNSSLGQGSNKVNAIALCRGDLGLEDCRSCLNYSTQSLMRNCSYKTEAILWAEPCMVRYSQDLIFGIEDEDPVGYLPSPNNASNEQAFRLVLNPLLEILSDKAASGDSRKKYAAGHATVLGYETIYAHAQCTPDIDKVNCSNCLKNCISALPACCSGKSGARVLKPSCNIRFENNLFYMSTADSQVNIPAPATPATPETPSPPERGKKSNTKINIIIIIVVVIAFVTMLLGGICIFLRVKQPRVKLDDDTLEEISLVESLQYDFEDIRSATDDFSDENKLGQGGFGVVYKGRLYNGRYIAVKRLSKSSEQGDREFKNEVTLVAQLQHRNLVRLLGFCLKGEERLLIYEYIPNTSLDHFIFDATNHVILDWETRYKIIGGIVRGLLYLHEDSRLRIIHRDLKASNILLDEDMNPKIADFGMARLFVMDQTQGDTKTIVGTYGYMAPEYASHGRFSVKSDVFSFGVLVLEIITGKKSGSFHNGENEDDLLSYVWRNWRDDTIPNIIDPLLTTSSRYDIIRCIHIGLLCVQENVNDRPTMTSVVSMLNSHSLTLSTPSRPPYYWHYNTDSETSGSGFRLTETSYKSGSSVPRRVVSDITEVYPR; this comes from the exons ATGGGATCCTCAATATGGctgcttcttttcttcatcgTTCATATAACCTTACACCACCTTGTTGCTCCCACCATAGCCCAAAATGACGTCTTATGCACTTCGGAAGCTGAATTTTGCTGGAGATGTGCCGATTTCGGCAATTACATTAATGGCAGCATCTTCCAACAAAACCTCATCAGCCTCCTCTCCTCCTTTTCCAACACTTCCCAAAACCAAGACAACTATGGCTTTCAAAACTCTTCTCTCGGACAAGGATCCAACAAAGTTAATGCCATAGCATTGTGTAGAGGAGACCTCGGACTCGAAGACTGTCGTAGCTGTCTCAACTACTCCACTCAGAGTCTCATGCGAAACTGTTCATATAAAACGGAAGCAATCTTATGGGCAGAGCCTTGCATGGTACGGTACTCTCAAGACTTAATATTTGGTATTGAGGACGAGGATCCTGTTGGGTATCTGCCCAGCCCGAATAACGCGTCAAATGAGCAAGCATTCAGGCTGGTGCTGAACCCCTTGTTGGAAATTTTAAGTGACAAAGCTGCTTCGGGGGATTCTCGTAAAAAATATGCAGCAGGACATGCAACTGTTCTGGGATACGAAACGATATATGCACATGCGCAGTGCACTCCGGACATAGACAAAGTCAATTGCAGTAATTGCCTTAAGAATTGCATCTCTGCTCTTCCAGCATGTTGCAGTGGAAAGTCAGGAGCAAGAGTTCTTAAACCAAGTTGTAATATACGGTTTGAGAACAATCTTTTCTATATGTCTACAGCCGATTCACAAGTAAATATTCCAGCTCCAGCTACTCCAGCGACTCCGGAAACTCCATCTCCACCTGAGCgag GAAAGAAGAGtaacacaaaaataaatatcATCATCATAATTGTGGTTGTGATTGCTTTTGTCACTATGCTTCTCGGTGGCATATGCATTTTCTTAAGAGTCAAGCAGCCAAGGGTAAAACTTGATG ATGATACTTTGGAAGAAATTAGTCTCGTGGAATCGTTACAATATGACTTTGAAGATATTAGATCAGCAACAGATGACTTTTCTGATGAAAATAAGCTTGGACAAGGTGGATTTGGAGTTGTTTACAAG GGTAGGCTATATAACGGACGATATATAGCTGTGAAAAGACTCTCCAAGAGTTCTGAACAGGGTGATCGTGAATTTAAAAATGAAGTCACGTTAGTTGCTCAACTTCAACACCGAAACTTAGTAAGACTCTTAGGCTTTTGCTTGAAAGGAGAGGAAAGGCTCCTCATTTACGAATATATACCTAATACAAGTCTTGATCATTTCATTTTTG ACGCAACCAATCATGTAATTTTGGATTGGGAAACACGTTACAAAATCATAGGAGGAATTGTACGTGGTCTTCTTTATCTCCATGAAGATTCTCGACTTCGAATTATTCACCGTGATCTCAAAGCCAGCAACATTTTGTTAGATGAAGATATGAACCCTAAAATTGCAGACTTTGGTATGGCAAGATTGTTTGTGATGGATCAAACTCAAGGAGATACAAAGACCATCGTTGGGACCTA TGGATACATGGCACCTGAATATGCAAGTCATGGACGCTTTTCTGTCAAGTCAGATGTCTTCAGTTTTGGTGTGTTAGTTCTTGAAATAATTACTGGCAAGAAGAGTGGTAGTTTTCATAATGGTGAAAATGAAGACGATTTGTTAAGCTAT GTATGGAGAAATTGGAGGGATGATACAATTCCAAATATCATAGATCCCCTGTTAACAACAAGCTCAAGATATGACATAATAAGATGCATCCACATTGGTTTATTATGTGTCCAAGAAAATGTGAATGACAGACCAACCATGACTTCAGTTGTTTCCATGCTTAACAGTCATTCTCTCACACTCTCAACACCTTCACGACCTCCATATTATTGGCATTATAACACTGATTCAGAAACATCAGGGTCGGGATTTAGACTTACAGAGACATCTTATAAATCCGGAAGCTCTGTGCCAAGAAGAGTGGTTTCTGATATTACTGAAGTATATCCACGCTAG